The Desulfomicrobium orale DSM 12838 genome includes a window with the following:
- a CDS encoding phenylacetate--CoA ligase family protein has product MNAYCPEEFFSRQELDTLQLSRLTDSVRRAATSEFYARHFAEAGVTPSDIRSLEDVRRLPFTTKDDLRRAYPTKMLTMPVGDMVRLHASSGTTGSATVIYYTRRDLETWADLVARCMHMVGIRPGDTFQNIAGYGLFTGGLGIHYGAERLGCLTIPAGAGNSRRQFKLLEDFQVAAIHIIPSYALHLSSLFGEYGITPERLRHLRIALIGAEPHTDGARQRIEEAFDLKAYNSYGLSEMNGPGVAFECQEQDGMHIWEDAYLAEIINPQSGEPAAEGEVGELVITTLCREGMPLIRYRTRDLTRFLPGECACGRAHRRLDRIVGRSDDMLIVKGVNIYPMQVEKTLMSMPEVGQNYLIVLERDGYLDQMRVKVEIKNEFFVEDMRELKQLQERIGAKLRDELLITPRVDLVESNSLPKSEGKAQRVQDLRS; this is encoded by the coding sequence ATGAACGCCTACTGTCCGGAAGAATTTTTTTCCCGCCAGGAACTTGATACTCTCCAGCTCTCCCGGCTCACGGACAGCGTGCGGCGTGCGGCCACATCGGAATTCTACGCGCGGCATTTCGCCGAGGCGGGCGTGACTCCGTCCGACATCCGCAGTCTGGAGGACGTCAGGCGTCTGCCGTTTACCACCAAAGACGACCTGCGGCGGGCCTATCCGACCAAGATGCTGACCATGCCGGTGGGAGACATGGTGCGCCTGCATGCGTCATCGGGCACCACGGGATCGGCCACGGTCATTTACTACACGCGGCGGGATCTCGAAACCTGGGCCGATCTGGTGGCCCGCTGCATGCATATGGTGGGCATACGCCCGGGTGACACGTTTCAGAACATTGCCGGCTACGGCCTGTTCACCGGCGGCCTGGGCATCCACTACGGCGCGGAGCGGCTGGGCTGCCTGACCATCCCCGCCGGTGCGGGCAATTCCCGGAGGCAGTTCAAGCTGTTGGAGGACTTCCAGGTTGCAGCTATTCACATCATTCCTTCTTATGCCCTGCATCTGAGCTCTCTTTTCGGGGAATACGGCATCACGCCGGAGCGCCTGCGACACCTGCGCATCGCTCTCATCGGCGCGGAACCGCATACCGACGGCGCGCGGCAGCGCATCGAGGAAGCTTTCGATCTCAAGGCCTACAATTCTTATGGCCTGTCGGAGATGAACGGCCCCGGCGTGGCCTTCGAATGCCAGGAGCAGGACGGCATGCACATCTGGGAGGATGCCTACCTCGCCGAAATCATCAACCCGCAGAGCGGTGAACCGGCGGCGGAAGGCGAAGTGGGAGAACTGGTCATCACCACGCTGTGCCGGGAGGGCATGCCGCTCATCCGTTACCGCACCCGGGACCTGACCCGTTTTCTGCCCGGAGAATGCGCCTGCGGCCGGGCCCATCGGCGCCTGGACCGGATTGTAGGCCGCTCCGACGACATGCTCATCGTCAAGGGCGTGAACATCTACCCCATGCAGGTGGAAAAAACCCTCATGAGCATGCCCGAGGTGGGACAGAACTACCTCATTGTGCTGGAACGCGACGGCTATCTGGACCAGATGCGGGTTAAGGTGGAAATCAAGAACGAGTTTTTCGTGGAAGACATGCGTGAACTGAAGCAGCTGCAGGAGCGTATTGGCGCCAAACTGCGCGACGAACTGCTGATCACGCCCCGCGTCGATCTGGTGGAAAGCAACTCTCTGCCTAAATCAGAGGGCAAGGCGCAGCGCGTGCAGGATCTCAGAAGCTGA
- the dnaB gene encoding replicative DNA helicase yields MQPKTPPNKSGQRTHTQEEALQKASSDLLRKLPPHNTEAEQAVLGGVFLRNDIFHTLVDTISDEDFYSPAHRTIYQAFEELYRRRQPVDLVTAAEYLQSRGQLDEVGGTVYLASLAESVASASNAVFHAQIVRDKSVRRRLIQTSSEILTNCFEAGEDTESLLDKAEQEIFSIAESKGKPAFVSSKDLVNRVFEQLEMRAGQGELITGVPTGYTDFDHMTSGLQKSDLIILAARPSMGKTALALNMGMRAAIHHEVPVAVFSLEMSMDQLMMRLLGCHGRVDLSRLRSGYLNDEDWSRLYQAAEDLSRAPIYIDDTPALSTMEIRARCRRLKAEKGVGLIIVDYLQLMRSSHRSDSREQEISDISRNLKALAKELDVPVVALSQLNRKVEERSDKRPMISDLRESGAIEQDADVIVFIYRDAAYNKAEDNPNKNIAEIIIGKQRNGPVGMLRLAYFGQYTVFDNLREMGLPSEDGGAY; encoded by the coding sequence ATGCAGCCGAAGACACCGCCGAATAAGTCCGGACAACGGACGCACACTCAGGAAGAGGCCTTGCAAAAGGCCTCTTCTGACTTGTTGCGCAAGCTGCCCCCCCACAATACCGAGGCCGAGCAGGCCGTACTGGGCGGCGTGTTTCTGCGCAACGACATCTTCCACACTCTGGTGGACACCATCTCTGACGAGGATTTCTATTCGCCGGCGCACAGGACCATCTATCAGGCCTTTGAGGAGCTTTACCGGCGTCGCCAGCCCGTGGATCTGGTCACCGCGGCCGAGTATCTGCAATCGCGGGGGCAGCTGGACGAGGTGGGTGGCACGGTCTATCTGGCCTCCCTGGCCGAGTCCGTGGCTTCGGCTTCCAACGCGGTCTTCCACGCCCAGATCGTTCGCGACAAGTCCGTGCGGCGGCGGCTCATCCAGACCTCTTCGGAAATTCTGACCAACTGCTTCGAGGCGGGAGAAGACACCGAATCCCTGCTGGACAAGGCCGAGCAGGAGATTTTTTCCATCGCCGAATCCAAGGGCAAACCGGCCTTCGTCAGCAGCAAGGATCTGGTTAACCGGGTTTTCGAGCAACTGGAGATGCGGGCCGGCCAGGGAGAGCTGATTACCGGCGTGCCTACCGGATACACGGATTTCGACCACATGACTTCGGGTCTGCAGAAGTCCGACCTGATCATCCTGGCCGCCCGGCCGTCCATGGGCAAGACGGCCTTGGCTCTGAACATGGGCATGCGCGCGGCCATTCATCACGAAGTGCCCGTGGCCGTGTTCTCCCTGGAAATGTCCATGGATCAGCTCATGATGCGCCTTCTGGGCTGTCACGGCCGGGTTGATCTGAGCCGCCTGCGCAGCGGCTACCTGAACGACGAGGACTGGAGCAGGCTTTATCAGGCCGCTGAAGATCTTTCCCGCGCACCCATTTACATCGACGACACGCCCGCCCTGTCCACCATGGAAATCCGGGCCCGCTGCCGCCGCCTCAAGGCCGAGAAGGGCGTGGGACTGATCATCGTCGATTATCTGCAACTCATGCGCTCCAGCCATCGGAGCGATTCCCGAGAGCAGGAAATCTCCGATATTTCCCGGAACCTGAAAGCCCTGGCCAAGGAGCTGGATGTTCCTGTCGTCGCTTTGTCCCAGCTGAACCGGAAGGTGGAGGAGCGCTCGGACAAGCGGCCCATGATTTCCGACCTGCGCGAATCCGGAGCCATCGAGCAGGATGCCGACGTCATCGTCTTCATCTATCGCGACGCGGCCTACAACAAGGCCGAGGACAACCCGAACAAGAACATCGCCGAGATCATCATCGGCAAGCAGCGCAATGGCCCCGTAGGCATGTTGCGTCTGGCCTACTTCGGCCAGTACACAGTGTTCGACAATCTGCGAGAAATGGGGCTGCCTTCGGAAGACGGCGGCGCATACTGA
- the rplI gene encoding 50S ribosomal protein L9: MKVILRADVDSLGRLGDIVAVRPGYGRNYLLPQGLASLATPGNLKVFEQERRKLQAKNDAIRAEATDLAGRIEAAKVVIEVRVGDGDKLYGSVTSSQIAAILADQGVVVDRRKILLDEGLRSLGEHEVGVKLHPEVTAKLMVSIIKHGHVEESSGAEEASAAVVEDAAEDTAE; this comes from the coding sequence ATGAAGGTCATTTTACGAGCAGATGTGGATAGCCTGGGCCGCCTGGGCGACATTGTCGCCGTCCGTCCCGGTTACGGCAGAAATTATCTGTTGCCGCAGGGCTTGGCTTCCCTGGCCACTCCCGGCAACCTGAAGGTTTTTGAACAGGAGCGCCGCAAGCTCCAGGCCAAGAACGACGCCATCCGGGCCGAGGCCACGGATCTGGCCGGACGGATTGAAGCGGCCAAGGTGGTGATCGAGGTCCGCGTGGGCGACGGCGATAAGCTCTACGGTTCCGTCACGTCTTCCCAGATCGCGGCTATTCTGGCCGATCAGGGCGTGGTGGTGGACCGCCGCAAGATACTGCTGGATGAAGGTCTGCGCTCCCTCGGCGAACACGAGGTGGGCGTGAAGCTGCATCCGGAAGTCACGGCCAAACTCATGGTCAGCATCATCAAGCACGGCCATGTGGAAGAGTCTTCCGGGGCCGAAGAGGCGAGCGCGGCGGTCGTAGAAGATGCAGCCGAAGACACCGCCGAATAA
- the rpsR gene encoding 30S ribosomal protein S18 gives MSFKKKFAPRRKYCRFCENPEIPLNYKHPEVLNDFVTDRGKIIASRITGTCAKHQRAITREVKRARQMALMFYTATHSTDVLKKSRI, from the coding sequence ATGTCATTCAAGAAGAAATTCGCCCCTCGGAGAAAATACTGCCGTTTCTGCGAGAACCCCGAAATTCCACTCAATTACAAGCATCCCGAAGTACTGAATGACTTTGTGACCGACCGCGGCAAGATCATCGCCAGCCGGATCACGGGCACCTGCGCCAAGCACCAGCGGGCCATCACCCGCGAGGTCAAGCGCGCCCGCCAGATGGCGCTCATGTTCTACACCGCCACGCACAGCACGGACGTGCTCAAAAAGTCGAGAATCTAG
- the rpsF gene encoding 30S ribosomal protein S6 has protein sequence MTVRYEELLLLSPELGMDECQEIVGNLSAVIEREGGTVVKVDDWGVKDTAYPVRKFTRGRYIRMEMDLPGRAVAELERNVRITEGIFKFITVRLAETAEEA, from the coding sequence ATGACAGTCAGGTATGAGGAACTGCTCCTGCTGAGCCCGGAGCTGGGCATGGACGAATGCCAGGAAATCGTCGGCAACCTGAGCGCCGTCATCGAGCGCGAAGGCGGAACGGTTGTGAAGGTCGACGACTGGGGCGTCAAGGATACCGCCTATCCGGTACGCAAGTTCACCAGGGGCCGCTATATCCGGATGGAGATGGATCTGCCGGGCCGGGCCGTGGCCGAACTGGAGCGCAATGTGCGCATCACCGAAGGCATTTTCAAATTCATCACAGTCCGTCTCGCCGAGACCGCCGAGGAGGCCTAA
- a CDS encoding ATP-binding protein, producing MLRALLVILLLAPLSVLAAPPNVLVLHSYHPGLSWTDTLNDGIIRTFQDEMPEALLWVEYLDTRRNTDATYLPLQAALLRHKLSGNAFNLIIATDNDALDFILRYRDSIFHSAPVVFCGVNHFRQEQLGGQRGITGLSENPAFAETMRTALSLHPDTREFIVIGGDRAITDLLTDRAIRGLEKDFPGIRFTYWNDLGAQELRARLNGLGPGQIVFVHGVMRNEEGVLVDYRGKNRFLAALTGVPIYGFWDFEMGTGCVGGKMIQGRDEGRRTALLAMRVLRGESPDGIAVDQDTPARYIFDFPQLERLGIDPGLLPEGSLILNQAARVYHIDKRYIWTALAALALLLGVVALLTTSNRRRREAQDVLRRHKEQLEDAVRARTEHLRAANDELEREVHERIRAEGDLRKARARLEIEVDRRTTDLRFEIAQRRQAEAHIRDREAKARALINAPTETLLLMDQHGIILDINETGATRLGRNRESLIGQNLYALVDSALAVALRRSAKLAFTSGEAQSIEEHGQDRDLDLHLYPVFGDTAQVTRVAVFMADVTEPRRMARQIVLLDKINSLGRVAAGIAHEIRNPLTGIHGYLYAMEEICSGLSDAESTGVLRATIEKIRRAAEKMESVIRRVLDFSKPGMPRLELLDPTLPVQEAISLMASTLRKAGIAMDTRFAAVPPIQGDRMQLEQAVINILDNASRALRQVPGEKRVSLAVWPSQDRVLLSIADNGPGIPPKDRERIFDPFYTTASDGTGIGLSIVQRIVADHRGVIHVRESPSGGAEFVLEFPASTGEHA from the coding sequence ATGCTTCGCGCTCTCCTCGTCATCCTTCTGCTTGCCCCGCTGTCGGTCCTGGCCGCGCCGCCCAACGTGCTGGTCCTGCATTCCTACCACCCCGGCCTGTCCTGGACCGACACCCTGAACGACGGCATCATCCGGACCTTTCAGGACGAAATGCCCGAAGCGCTGCTCTGGGTGGAATACCTGGACACCCGGCGCAACACCGATGCCACCTACCTGCCTCTCCAGGCGGCCCTGCTGCGCCACAAGCTTTCGGGGAACGCCTTCAACCTGATCATCGCCACGGACAACGACGCCCTGGATTTCATCCTGCGCTACCGGGACTCCATTTTCCATTCCGCGCCGGTGGTCTTCTGCGGCGTCAACCACTTCCGGCAGGAGCAGCTCGGCGGCCAGCGCGGCATCACCGGCCTCTCCGAAAATCCGGCCTTTGCCGAGACCATGCGCACGGCGCTGAGCCTGCATCCGGACACCCGCGAATTCATCGTCATCGGCGGCGACAGGGCCATTACCGATCTGCTCACGGACCGGGCCATCCGCGGTCTGGAGAAGGATTTTCCCGGCATCCGCTTCACCTACTGGAATGATCTGGGCGCTCAGGAGCTGCGCGCACGCCTGAATGGCCTGGGGCCTGGACAGATCGTCTTCGTGCACGGCGTCATGCGCAACGAAGAAGGCGTACTGGTGGATTACCGCGGAAAAAACCGTTTTCTGGCTGCCCTGACCGGCGTGCCCATCTACGGGTTCTGGGATTTCGAGATGGGCACGGGCTGCGTGGGCGGCAAGATGATTCAGGGCCGGGATGAAGGACGGCGCACGGCCCTTCTGGCCATGCGCGTGCTCCGGGGCGAATCGCCGGACGGAATTGCCGTGGATCAGGACACGCCCGCCCGGTATATTTTCGACTTTCCCCAGCTCGAGCGTCTCGGCATCGATCCCGGCCTCCTGCCCGAAGGCAGCCTGATTCTGAACCAGGCCGCGCGGGTCTATCATATCGACAAGCGCTACATCTGGACGGCTCTGGCCGCCCTGGCCCTGCTTCTGGGCGTGGTGGCGCTTCTGACCACCTCCAACCGCCGCCGCCGGGAAGCCCAGGATGTGCTGCGCCGGCACAAGGAGCAGCTCGAAGACGCGGTCCGGGCCAGAACCGAACACCTGCGTGCCGCCAACGACGAGCTCGAACGCGAGGTGCACGAGCGTATCCGCGCCGAGGGCGATCTCCGCAAGGCCCGCGCCCGGCTGGAAATCGAGGTGGACCGCCGGACCACCGACCTGCGCTTTGAAATCGCCCAGCGCCGCCAGGCCGAGGCCCATATCCGCGACCGCGAGGCCAAGGCCAGAGCGCTCATCAACGCGCCCACGGAAACCCTGCTCCTCATGGACCAGCACGGCATCATCCTCGACATCAACGAGACCGGGGCCACACGCCTGGGCAGAAACCGCGAATCCCTCATCGGCCAGAATCTGTACGCCCTCGTGGACAGCGCCCTGGCCGTGGCCCTGCGCCGTTCGGCAAAGCTGGCCTTTACCTCGGGCGAGGCCCAGTCCATCGAGGAGCACGGCCAGGATCGGGACCTGGATCTGCATCTCTACCCCGTTTTCGGCGACACCGCACAGGTGACCCGGGTGGCCGTGTTCATGGCCGACGTGACGGAGCCCCGGCGCATGGCCCGGCAGATCGTGCTTCTGGACAAGATCAATTCCCTGGGCCGCGTGGCGGCGGGCATCGCCCATGAAATCAGAAATCCGCTCACGGGCATCCACGGCTATCTCTACGCCATGGAGGAAATCTGCTCCGGCCTGTCCGACGCCGAATCCACCGGCGTGCTGCGGGCGACCATCGAAAAAATCCGCCGGGCCGCGGAAAAAATGGAGTCGGTCATCCGCCGCGTGCTGGACTTCTCCAAGCCCGGCATGCCCCGGCTCGAACTTCTGGACCCGACCCTGCCCGTTCAGGAAGCCATAAGCCTCATGGCCTCGACCCTGCGCAAGGCGGGCATCGCCATGGACACGCGCTTCGCCGCCGTCCCGCCCATCCAGGGAGACCGCATGCAGCTGGAGCAGGCCGTCATCAACATTCTGGACAACGCTTCCCGTGCCCTGCGGCAGGTTCCGGGAGAAAAACGCGTCAGCCTCGCCGTCTGGCCGTCTCAGGACAGGGTGCTGCTGTCCATCGCGGACAATGGGCCGGGCATCCCGCCCAAAGACCGGGAGCGGATTTTCGATCCCTTCTACACCACGGCCTCCGACGGCACAGGCATCGGTCTGTCCATCGTGCAGCGTATCGTGGCCGACCACCGCGGCGTCATCCATGTCCGGGAAAGCCCGTCCGGCGGGGCGGAGTTCGTCCTGGAATTTCCCGCCTCCACCGGAGAACACGCATGA
- a CDS encoding sigma-54-dependent transcriptional regulator, translated as MNYSLLIIDDEESIRDSLTMALGRQYAVTSCAGGREALRLLPELAPDLVLLDIGLPDISGLEVLDGIRGQNTAVIVITAFEDLDTVIAAMKRGAFDYLVKPLRMDDLKRCLERAASSIRLAKEIRQLQDAALREQVPFFVAESEALADVVQTVGKVAVSPDTPVLIEGDTGTGKELIASAIHYRSPNFQGPLVTVNCAAIPAELMESELFGYAPGAFSGAGRKGKTGLVENAAGGSLFLDEIGDLPPSAQAKLLRFLQDGEFYALGSTVKSTVRTRILAATNRNLEEMVRDGLFRQDLFYRLAVVRIRLPSLTHRKKDIIPLARLFLHQFGEKFGKKFSGLTEKAQAALLGHSWSGNVRELRNMMERAALLSGGPELDVGDLGLPEPPPSAAKAELPPAGVDLPILLQNLERNYYERALSLSGGNESQAARLLNVSRDTFRYRRGKLNV; from the coding sequence ATGAACTACTCCCTGCTCATCATCGACGACGAAGAATCCATCCGCGACAGCCTGACCATGGCTCTGGGCCGGCAGTACGCCGTGACTTCCTGCGCCGGCGGCCGCGAAGCCCTGCGTCTTCTGCCGGAGCTGGCCCCGGACCTGGTGCTGCTGGACATCGGCCTGCCCGACATCAGCGGACTGGAAGTGCTGGACGGCATCCGGGGGCAGAACACGGCCGTCATCGTCATCACCGCCTTCGAGGATCTGGACACGGTCATCGCGGCCATGAAGCGCGGAGCCTTCGACTATCTGGTCAAGCCCCTGCGCATGGACGACCTGAAACGCTGTCTGGAACGGGCGGCCAGTTCCATCCGGCTGGCCAAGGAAATCCGTCAGTTGCAGGACGCGGCCCTGCGCGAGCAGGTCCCTTTCTTCGTGGCCGAGAGCGAGGCCCTGGCCGATGTGGTCCAGACCGTGGGCAAGGTCGCCGTCAGCCCGGACACGCCGGTGCTGATCGAAGGCGACACCGGCACGGGCAAGGAACTCATCGCCAGCGCCATCCATTACCGCAGCCCCAATTTCCAGGGGCCGCTGGTCACGGTGAACTGTGCGGCCATCCCGGCGGAGCTGATGGAAAGCGAACTGTTCGGGTACGCGCCGGGCGCTTTCAGCGGCGCGGGCAGAAAGGGCAAGACCGGGCTGGTGGAAAACGCGGCCGGAGGCAGCCTCTTTCTGGATGAAATCGGCGATCTTCCTCCGAGCGCCCAGGCCAAACTGCTCAGGTTTCTGCAGGACGGCGAATTCTACGCCTTGGGATCCACGGTCAAAAGCACGGTACGGACCAGAATTCTGGCCGCCACCAACCGGAATCTGGAAGAGATGGTCCGGGACGGGCTTTTCCGCCAGGACCTGTTCTACCGTCTGGCGGTGGTCCGCATCCGGCTGCCGTCCCTGACGCACCGCAAGAAGGACATCATCCCTCTGGCCCGGCTTTTCCTGCACCAGTTCGGAGAAAAGTTCGGCAAGAAGTTCAGCGGGCTGACGGAAAAAGCCCAGGCCGCGCTGCTTGGCCATTCCTGGTCCGGCAATGTGCGGGAACTGCGGAACATGATGGAGCGGGCCGCCCTGCTCTCCGGCGGCCCGGAACTGGATGTCGGGGATCTGGGCCTTCCGGAGCCCCCGCCTTCCGCCGCGAAAGCGGAACTGCCCCCGGCCGGAGTGGATTTGCCGATCCTGCTTCAGAATCTGGAGCGGAACTATTACGAGCGGGCTTTGAGTCTCAGCGGAGGCAATGAATCCCAGGCCGCGCGGCTGCTTAACGTCTCCAGAGACACTTTCCGCTACCGGCGGGGCAAGCTGAACGTGTGA
- a CDS encoding helix-turn-helix domain-containing protein: MNTCLSKNEVYFMEGIEISYIKILQKELIENKSSIFFPCSEKNISFLFFLSGQGMLKINAFGGMNKYKISSNYYITVPPCNDILEYIAKKNTDILKFDVSPFFIFNKIKKISEIEVIPYFFKIFKNLKRTILVKNIEEDIIPILYQIINSTISNNLYRLGSSIKVLMYIFHGIYKNNKISSIDIQRIENVKKILRKNIESPPTFHALAAEAKMDLVRFTKSFRMVTGTTPYGYLRIKRLEHAMYLLSEKKMSVTDATYAVGYSNPSYFAKIFYEHYKIMPSDVRLSPDM; the protein is encoded by the coding sequence ATGAATACATGCTTAAGTAAAAATGAAGTCTATTTTATGGAAGGAATAGAAATTTCTTACATAAAAATATTACAAAAAGAGCTTATTGAAAATAAATCATCTATATTTTTTCCATGCTCTGAAAAAAATATATCTTTTTTATTTTTTTTATCAGGACAAGGAATGCTTAAAATAAATGCATTCGGAGGAATGAATAAGTATAAAATTTCATCCAATTATTACATAACTGTTCCTCCATGTAATGATATACTGGAATATATAGCTAAAAAAAATACGGACATACTTAAATTTGACGTATCTCCTTTTTTTATTTTCAATAAGATAAAAAAAATCAGCGAAATAGAAGTTATTCCATATTTTTTTAAGATTTTCAAAAATTTAAAAAGAACTATATTAGTAAAAAATATAGAAGAAGATATCATTCCAATACTTTACCAAATAATAAATTCCACAATTTCAAACAATCTTTATCGTCTCGGTTCTTCTATAAAAGTTCTGATGTATATTTTTCATGGAATTTATAAAAATAATAAAATTTCATCTATCGATATACAGCGTATTGAAAACGTGAAAAAGATTCTCAGAAAAAATATTGAATCCCCTCCAACTTTTCATGCACTTGCCGCAGAAGCGAAAATGGATCTTGTCAGATTCACAAAATCATTCCGAATGGTTACAGGCACAACACCATACGGCTATCTTCGTATCAAACGTCTGGAACATGCTATGTATCTGTTGAGTGAAAAAAAAATGAGTGTCACGGATGCAACATATGCAGTAGGATACAGCAACCCAAGTTATTTTGCTAAAATTTTTTATGAACATTACAAAATAATGCCATCAGACGTAAGATTATCACCTGATATGTAA
- a CDS encoding helix-turn-helix transcriptional regulator produces the protein MSEIKTTRLFSKNIKLIEIIIKSEHIYANFIKYKQDKKSLYEERINSIFEQYIGEITPIMQLSLYQILTFDDKHPLKNFFYTCETLKLLSCHAEKLAYLYSMKQTKPSRHLYTILKAQNILESNLNNPPALPELSQEVGLSIPHFKRVFQQISGMTPHAFLMQKRMEFALALLADTPRNIGKIAEMVGYKSKSHFTKTFAAYFGVHPSLLRGRRSPDASGRKKSS, from the coding sequence ATGTCTGAAATAAAAACAACACGTTTATTCTCAAAAAATATAAAACTTATTGAGATAATTATAAAATCAGAACACATTTATGCAAACTTTATAAAATACAAACAGGATAAAAAATCATTATATGAGGAAAGGATAAATAGTATATTTGAACAATATATAGGAGAAATTACGCCAATTATGCAGTTATCATTGTATCAAATCCTGACGTTTGATGACAAACATCCTCTTAAAAACTTTTTCTATACATGTGAGACACTCAAATTACTTTCCTGTCATGCAGAAAAATTGGCGTATCTTTATTCCATGAAACAAACAAAACCTTCCAGGCATCTTTATACAATCCTGAAAGCACAGAATATTCTGGAATCCAATCTGAACAATCCCCCTGCCCTGCCTGAATTATCCCAGGAAGTCGGCCTCAGCATCCCGCATTTCAAACGCGTCTTTCAGCAGATATCCGGGATGACACCTCATGCCTTCCTCATGCAAAAGCGGATGGAATTTGCACTCGCCCTGCTGGCCGATACTCCCAGAAACATAGGCAAAATCGCCGAGATGGTCGGCTATAAAAGCAAGAGCCACTTCACCAAAACCTTTGCCGCATATTTCGGCGTCCATCCTTCTCTGTTGCGAGGCAGGCGCTCACCTGACGCATCCGGCCGTAAAAAATCATCCTGA
- a CDS encoding SagB/ThcOx family dehydrogenase: MIQTRNIYKSKFFVLDRNLKFYHSSCCISSEIYHENTKIFPYEMRPWLYLPKPSTLEYMSLKAFYERSSQSYKIYPSLPQISLHHEESQVQKTDLWEVMRTRRSERDYDAVSLPMQDISRLLFYAYGETGSLDTGSYIVRLRSIPSAGALYPLDIYVLACTVKSLESGLYHYNVRDHALEELKQGDFLQSIIPLIQNSNNFWLKQAGLILFVTATFRRNQMKYGERGYRGVLLDAGHLAQNIQLAATGLGLGACVLMGCMDDPVNDFLGVDGVEESVLYAISIGRPARQHQKNTEEDGGLS; encoded by the coding sequence ATGATTCAAACACGAAATATCTATAAATCCAAATTTTTTGTACTGGATCGGAATCTGAAATTTTATCACAGCTCATGCTGTATTTCCAGTGAGATATATCACGAAAACACCAAAATTTTTCCTTACGAAATGCGCCCATGGCTCTACCTCCCCAAGCCATCAACACTGGAATATATGAGTCTGAAAGCATTTTATGAGCGCAGTTCTCAAAGCTACAAAATATATCCATCCCTCCCACAGATTTCACTGCATCATGAAGAAAGCCAGGTACAAAAGACTGACTTATGGGAAGTTATGCGTACAAGGCGTTCTGAACGTGATTATGATGCAGTGTCCTTGCCTATGCAGGATATAAGCAGACTGCTCTTCTACGCATACGGCGAAACCGGCAGCCTGGATACAGGGAGCTATATTGTACGGCTCAGATCTATTCCTTCTGCCGGAGCCCTTTACCCTCTGGATATTTATGTTTTGGCCTGCACGGTAAAGAGTCTGGAATCCGGCCTCTATCATTATAATGTGCGCGACCATGCTCTGGAAGAGTTGAAGCAGGGAGATTTCCTGCAATCAATCATTCCGCTTATACAAAACAGCAACAATTTCTGGCTGAAGCAAGCGGGACTTATTCTGTTTGTCACCGCTACCTTCAGACGCAATCAGATGAAGTACGGAGAAAGAGGCTACCGCGGAGTATTGCTGGACGCGGGGCATCTGGCCCAGAATATCCAACTTGCGGCAACGGGTCTGGGGCTTGGGGCTTGCGTGCTCATGGGCTGCATGGATGATCCGGTCAATGATTTTCTGGGTGTCGACGGTGTGGAAGAATCCGTCCTGTATGCGATCAGCATCGGCCGGCCGGCCCGGCAACACCAAAAGAATACTGAAGAAGACGGAGGACTATCGTGA